A single region of the Vicia villosa cultivar HV-30 ecotype Madison, WI linkage group LG4, Vvil1.0, whole genome shotgun sequence genome encodes:
- the LOC131597269 gene encoding uncharacterized protein LOC131597269, which translates to MAEVVNGPCESSSRRFAHLTNNPAARRAEMKTGLLQIIYANPFAGLDHEDPYTYLTRFYEIAGTLGAPEAEEEAVFMRLFPHSLIGKAKDWYLDQSTETMTNWNVFERNFLSRFFSHNRFVDAKTAIATFTQLSNETLCEAWERYKSMLRKCPNHDFDDMSQIHIFRNGLLPQPKLLLDATAGGSLIAKSAAEAISIIDRMALTDHQVQHNRGTVQKKAGILELGTNDAILAQNKLLTQTVEELTKQLSKLPQQLKEMHGSSSTSQQVAVCELCTGDHQTGFCPPLNEEVNYLGNQQQRQTPYQNNQGYPYNNNNTSYGQNRSNQFQSYTHSDKLSKIEDTLNQFMQLSMANQKNTDASIRNLETQVGQIAKQLSDQQRGTFTASTQTNPKENCNSITTIKVEVVENKVGESEKEKMVVMENQEENNEKKDEAKATDPGQVTLPVTIGNIYFDNALVDLGSSVNLLPLSTMRKIEDLHLSPTTMKLQLADKSTTKPIGVMKDVKIKLESFQCSTDFVVISMNGNEDGPPILGRPFIKLARMMIDVDERKMKVRHKDGEINFTLFQHKEDDYSKDKAPDELGLEALKEMDKKEKPKDGGKDILTNSYKPP; encoded by the coding sequence atggctgAAGTTGTTAATGGTCCTTGTGAAAGTAGCTCAAGGCGGTTCGCCCATCTCACCAACAATCCAGCCGCAAGACGAGCTGAGATGAAAACAGGACTGCTGCAAATTATTTATGCTAatccttttgcaggtttggatcaTGAAGATCCATACACTTACCTCACCCGATTCTACGAAATAGCTGGTACATTAGGTGCACCAGAGGCTGAAGAGGAAGCTGTCTTCATGAGGTTATTTCCACACTCTTTGATCGGAAAAGCAAAAGATTGGTACCTCGATCAATCAACAGAAACCATGACCAATTGGAATGTGTTTGAGAGAAACTTTCTCAGCAGATTCTTTTCTCACAACCGATTCGTGGATGCAAAGACAGCTATCGCCACATTCACCCAACTTTCAAATGAAACTTTGTGTGAAGCCTGGGAACGCTATAAATCCATGCTACGGAAGTGTCCAAACCACGATTTCGACGACATGTCACAAATCCACATTTTCCGTAATGGATTATTACCTCAACCGAAGCTTTTACTTGACGCAacagctggaggttccttgatAGCAAAAAGTGCAGCAGAAGCAATTTcaatcattgataggatggctctCACAGATCACCAAGTTCAACACAATCGAGGTACCGTGCAAAAGAAAGCTGGAATTTTGGAATTAGGCACGAATGACGCAATCCTGGCCCAAAATAAACTGCTCACTCAAACTGTGGAAGAATTAACAAAACAATTATCCAAGCTACCTCAACAACTTAAAGAAATGCACGGTTCGTCAAGCACATCACAACAAGTAGCTGTTTGTGAGTTATGCACAGGGGATCACCAAACTGGTTTTTGCCCTCCACTCAATGAAGAAGTGAACTATCTTGGAAATCAACAACAAAGGCAAACTCCATACCAAAATAACCAAGGTTATccgtacaacaacaacaacacaagctATGGCCAAAACAGATCAAATCAATTCCAAAGTTACACGCATTCAGACAAGCTTTCAAAGATAGAGGATACCTTGAATCAATTTATGCAACTGTCCATGGCAAACCAGAAAAACACCGATGCatcaataagaaatcttgaaACGCAAGTTGGACAAATTGCAAAGCAACTAAGTGATCAACAAAGAGGTACGTTCACCGCATCTACTCAAACCAATCCAAAAGAGAATTGCAATTCAATCACAACAATAAAAGTAGAAGTGGTTGAAaataaagttggggagagtgaaAAAGAAAAGATGGTGGTGATggaaaatcaagaagaaaacAATGAAAAGAAGGATGAAGCAAAGGCGACCGATCCTGGACAAGTTACCTTACCAGTTACCATTGGAAATATCTATTTTGATAATGCTTTAGTTGATCTTGGATCAAGCGTCAATCTTCTTCCATTATCCACCATGAGAAAGATTGAAGATCTTCATTTGAGCCCTACGACAATGAAATTACAACTTGCTGACAAGTCAACCACAAAACCAATTGGCGTGATGAAAGACGTAAAGATCAAATTGGAGAGTTTTCAATGTTCAACTGACTTTGTGGTAATAAGCATGAACGGTAATGAAGACGGCCCTCCAATCTTAGGTCGTCCCTTCATAAAATTGGCAAGAATGATGATTGACGTGGATGAAAGGAAAATGAAGGTAAGGCACAAAGATGGAGAAATCAATTTCACATTGTTTCAACACAAGGAGGATGATTATTCCAAAGATAAAGCTCCTGATGAATTAGGCCTGGAAGCATTAAAAGAAATGGACAAGAAAGAAAAGCCAAAGGATGGTGGCAAGGACATTTTGACGAATTCATACAAACCACCATAA